One region of Flavobacterium sp. GSB-24 genomic DNA includes:
- a CDS encoding T9SS type A sorting domain-containing protein, with protein sequence MLKNYLKLSVISAITCLIAPMTLIFAQNPIVKIDFDQSGRPKAEVNDPDYTTWVIASGNTNTYTENGVTFTVTRVGDKGDALGTNWYKAGIQAPYYARLVSDGLTVKGTTANLGAQIELKISGLTTGEHSFLAFFNAVDSPSGNNFSPIDISINANLVVDNLIPSVRALKTADAKSTYLKFQAVTGTDVVILIAAETSGTENIKNIMLNGFELNTPNIFYQATNPNPKQNDEHVELTSGGKLLQWTAAANAVSHNIYFGTDQASVDNATTSSPEYKGNQALANTSYQVNGLYTGATYYWRIDEVLANGVEKGNIWRFRPAQLAFPEAEGYGRFARGGRGGKIVAVTNLNDSGPGSFREAVTNDIGPRTIIFNTSGIIQLQSRLVLSQPYVTVAGQTAPGKGICIRSAPFGVTGNDAVVQNLRVRIGAGPTFDGMGLTGADNSIIDHCSISWTIDESFSSRSGKNITLQKTLISEALNAANHQNYPTGTEHGYAATIGGDIGSFHHNLLAHCYGRNWSLGGGLDGSGAYTGRMDITNNVVYNWGSRTTDGGTKEVNFVNNYYKPGAGSKIFVAFNQQNEGVGTGMQQCYFNGNVMPGYFDESNQTAGRKASGNTVTYENFVNTPFFPSFVTTQSAKNAYKIVLSDVGCTQPEFDEHDQRIITETLNGTYSAVGSVTGKPGFPDNEADVGGFEIYPIVNRDANWDTDQDGLPNWWETIIGTNANSAIGDFSDANADNDLDGYTNLDKYLQWMSLPHYESPEGTKIDINIQKLSRGFTSGVSYAISNVVNGNAVLNTDTVAFSPAANGLCSFEFTVTDSEGGTMKRKINIISGQSLTLGINEVVKEPKDNSFNVWPIPSRGSFSVFISNEETETADLKIYDIAGKELIQQNIRTNTAETIHLYSKGVFLIKVVNPQTKKTQYIKKIIVQ encoded by the coding sequence ATGCTGAAAAATTACTTAAAACTCTCCGTGATATCGGCCATAACCTGCCTCATTGCGCCGATGACTTTAATTTTTGCCCAAAATCCAATCGTCAAAATTGACTTTGATCAATCAGGAAGACCTAAAGCCGAAGTAAACGATCCAGATTACACAACTTGGGTAATAGCCTCTGGAAATACCAACACTTATACAGAAAATGGAGTTACATTTACTGTAACCAGAGTTGGAGACAAAGGAGATGCTCTAGGAACAAACTGGTACAAAGCAGGAATACAAGCCCCATACTATGCCAGATTAGTGAGCGATGGTCTAACTGTAAAAGGAACAACTGCAAATCTAGGAGCACAGATAGAACTTAAAATAAGCGGATTAACAACTGGCGAACATTCCTTTTTAGCGTTTTTTAATGCTGTAGACAGTCCGTCTGGAAATAACTTTAGCCCAATTGATATTTCTATTAATGCAAATTTGGTTGTCGATAATTTAATTCCGTCTGTAAGAGCTCTTAAAACTGCCGATGCCAAATCTACTTACTTAAAATTTCAAGCTGTAACAGGCACAGATGTTGTGATTTTAATTGCTGCAGAAACCTCAGGTACAGAAAATATTAAAAATATTATGCTTAACGGTTTTGAACTTAATACACCTAATATTTTTTATCAAGCCACAAATCCAAATCCGAAACAAAATGACGAACATGTTGAATTAACTTCTGGCGGTAAATTACTGCAATGGACCGCGGCGGCAAATGCGGTTTCGCACAACATTTATTTCGGTACAGATCAAGCGTCTGTAGATAATGCTACCACATCTTCACCAGAATACAAAGGAAATCAAGCTTTAGCTAACACTTCTTATCAAGTAAACGGACTATATACGGGAGCTACTTATTATTGGCGTATTGATGAAGTTCTTGCAAATGGAGTTGAAAAAGGAAATATCTGGCGTTTTCGTCCAGCACAGCTTGCATTTCCAGAAGCTGAGGGATATGGTCGTTTTGCAAGAGGCGGTCGCGGCGGAAAAATAGTTGCCGTAACTAATCTAAACGACAGCGGACCTGGAAGTTTCCGTGAAGCTGTTACAAATGATATTGGACCAAGAACCATCATTTTTAATACCTCGGGAATTATCCAATTACAATCTCGTCTTGTTTTAAGTCAGCCTTACGTTACAGTTGCAGGACAAACCGCGCCTGGCAAAGGTATTTGCATTCGCTCTGCTCCTTTTGGAGTTACTGGAAATGATGCCGTAGTCCAAAATCTAAGAGTTCGAATTGGAGCTGGACCAACTTTTGACGGAATGGGATTAACTGGCGCCGACAATAGCATTATTGATCATTGTTCCATCAGCTGGACAATTGATGAATCTTTCAGCTCTCGATCAGGAAAAAATATAACACTGCAAAAAACACTTATTTCTGAAGCTCTAAACGCTGCCAATCATCAAAATTATCCAACAGGAACAGAACATGGTTATGCAGCTACAATTGGTGGAGATATTGGAAGCTTTCATCATAATTTACTAGCACACTGCTACGGTCGTAACTGGAGTCTTGGCGGCGGATTAGACGGAAGCGGTGCCTATACCGGCAGAATGGACATCACAAATAATGTAGTCTACAACTGGGGAAGCAGAACAACCGACGGTGGAACCAAAGAAGTGAATTTTGTAAACAACTATTATAAACCAGGCGCAGGCTCAAAAATATTTGTAGCATTTAATCAGCAGAATGAAGGTGTTGGAACTGGAATGCAGCAGTGTTATTTTAACGGAAATGTAATGCCGGGGTATTTCGACGAAAGCAATCAAACTGCAGGAAGAAAAGCTTCAGGAAATACTGTTACATATGAAAATTTTGTCAACACACCCTTTTTTCCTTCTTTTGTAACTACGCAATCTGCCAAAAATGCTTATAAAATTGTACTGTCGGATGTGGGATGTACACAGCCTGAATTTGACGAACATGATCAAAGAATTATCACAGAAACTTTAAACGGAACCTATTCTGCTGTTGGAAGCGTAACTGGAAAACCTGGATTTCCAGATAACGAAGCTGATGTTGGAGGATTTGAAATTTACCCAATTGTAAATAGAGATGCCAATTGGGATACTGATCAAGACGGACTTCCAAATTGGTGGGAAACTATTATTGGAACTAATGCAAACTCTGCAATTGGTGATTTTTCAGATGCAAATGCTGATAACGATTTAGATGGATACACAAATCTTGACAAATACCTGCAATGGATGTCTTTACCACATTATGAATCTCCAGAAGGAACAAAAATTGACATCAATATTCAAAAATTATCAAGAGGATTTACAAGTGGTGTTTCATATGCTATTTCAAATGTTGTGAACGGAAATGCAGTACTTAATACTGATACAGTTGCATTTTCACCAGCAGCCAACGGATTATGCTCTTTTGAGTTTACAGTTACCGATTCTGAAGGCGGCACTATGAAAAGAAAGATAAATATTATAAGCGGACAAAGTTTAACTTTAGGTATTAACGAAGTTGTTAAAGAACCAAAAGACAACTCTTTTAATGTATGGCCAATTCCGAGCAGGGGGTCTTTTTCAGTCTTTATTAGCAATGAAGAAACAGAAACTGCCGATCTTAAAATCTATGATATTGCT
- a CDS encoding DUF6787 family protein, producing the protein MDRLKKRWGITSNLQAIIIFIVFAITGSASAWISRPFCDWIGIYKEDFGAVWFTLIRLLIIFPIYQVLLVAIGTLFGQFRFFWNFEKKMLKRMGLGFLFKD; encoded by the coding sequence ATGGACAGACTTAAAAAACGCTGGGGAATCACATCCAACCTACAAGCCATAATCATATTTATTGTTTTTGCTATCACTGGATCAGCATCTGCATGGATTTCTAGACCTTTCTGCGACTGGATCGGAATTTACAAAGAAGATTTCGGGGCTGTTTGGTTTACTTTAATCCGTTTATTAATCATTTTTCCTATTTACCAAGTTTTATTAGTTGCCATAGGAACCCTATTTGGTCAATTCCGTTTCTTCTGGAATTTCGAAAAGAAAATGCTCAAAAGAATGGGGCTTGGATTTCTTTTTAAAGATTAA
- a CDS encoding DUF6146 family protein: protein MKKCVSILIVVLTVIACSTASQNNIASNNNAVNKKGNDTVRIANDSLEYEVIIIDNGFNTWLNSRALPRHYYTLNYLENKNYQYVVEWNIRASQPNRYNPNLYEMTIDYQPQIRYGYEVNYLIYNYMIYFQNTYKQKLAGYVPQR, encoded by the coding sequence ATGAAAAAATGCGTTTCCATATTGATTGTAGTATTAACAGTAATTGCTTGTTCAACAGCTTCGCAGAATAATATTGCGAGCAATAATAATGCAGTAAACAAAAAGGGAAATGATACTGTTAGAATTGCAAACGATTCTTTAGAATACGAAGTAATAATTATAGATAATGGTTTCAATACCTGGTTAAATTCACGTGCGCTTCCCAGACATTATTATACATTAAATTATCTCGAAAATAAAAATTATCAATATGTTGTGGAATGGAACATTCGAGCTTCACAACCCAATCGTTACAATCCGAATTTATACGAAATGACTATAGATTACCAACCGCAGATTCGTTATGGATACGAAGTGAATTATTTAATTTATAACTATATGATTTATTTTCAAAATACTTACAAACAAAAGCTCGCTGGGTATGTTCCGCAAAGATAA